One window of Nymphaea colorata isolate Beijing-Zhang1983 chromosome 1, ASM883128v2, whole genome shotgun sequence genomic DNA carries:
- the LOC126409732 gene encoding uncharacterized protein LOC126409732 gives MVSNQRSNASPSRDTTAPLKEKASAVSFQQFMAMQPPIFSGGCSHDKAKQWIEEVERIFVLLKMPEEDKVNYGTYLLKGDAMDWWKSTLEIRYAGQPSISWKQFRDSFLNTYYPVHARDKNMQEFLDLQQNQMSLEEYITRYRHLEAYCPHFYTTDGARAGKGALLVRVCTLESRAIERSELAYTVEGWGTLSRIVP, from the exons atggtcagtaaccagaggagtaatgcatctccttccaGAGACACCACTGCGCCACTTAAGGAGAAGGCATCAGCGGTGTCGTTTCAACAgttcatggcgatgcagccgcctatcttttcaggagggtgCAGTCACGATAAGGCAAAACagtggattgaggaagttgaacgcatctttgtgcttctgaagatgcctgaggaagacaaagtgaactatggcacttacctgctgaaaggtgatgccatggATTGGTGGAAATCAACTCTTGAGATCCGGTATGCAGGCCAACCGTCAatttcttggaagcagtttagagattccttcctcAACACCTACTACCCAGTGCATGCTAGAGACAAGaacatgcaagagtttcttgatctacagcaaaatcaaatgagcttggaggaatatattacaagatatcgacacttggaggcgTATTGCCCACACTTCTACACTACAGACGGAGCCAGGgcaggcaa aggtgccctacttgttcGCGTGTGCACCCTGGAAAGCCGTGCTATCGAGAGATCGGAGCTTGCTTACACTGTGGAAGGATGGggcactttatcaaggattgtcccttaa